The genomic interval GGCTCCAATTCGATCAAGTCGGCCGAACAAGGCGCGGGCCTCGGCCTGCCCATCGCCAAGAACCTGATCGACCTGCACGGAGGCACCTTCACGCTGAAATCCAAACTGCGCATCGGCACCGAGGTGATCGTCACCTTCCCGCCGGAGCGCGTGATGTCGGCGCTCGCGCCCATGGCGGAAGAAGCTCCGCCCCTTCAGCCGGACAACATGGCTGTTACCGACGAGAAACGCCGGCCGCGCAACAAGCCGATAATGAGCGCGGGCACGGGTTCATAAGAGATGCTTGCAGACCTGCCCGATCATCCGTCACTATGTCTAAATGAGCAAAGACACGCCGTGCATCGCCGTCTGTATGATCGATCCCAAGACCAAGCTGTGCTTCGGCTGCGGCCGCACGCTGCCCGAGATCGCGCGTTGGCATGCGATGGAGCGCAGCGAACGGCTCACGGTCATGACGCTGTTGCCCGCGCGCATGGCGGAGGCCGGGCTTCAGCCGCTGGCGGGTTCCAAGGCCTGACGGTGCAGACCTTTGGAGGCGCCCGATGAGCCGCCTCATCCTGGTGATCCTGCTTCTGATGGCAACCGTGGGCGCGGTCGTCGCCTACAACGATCCGGAGCAGGTCGCGCGCGCCAGCGACACTGTGTCCGATTTCCTGCGCAAGCGCACCACCGTCAAGACCCAGGCCGTCGAAATCCAGCGCGGCCGCGGCGGCGAGTTCGCGTTGCTGGCGCGGATCAACGGCGTCAATGCTCCGATGGTGGTCGACACCGGTGCGACCTCCGTGGTGCTCACCTACGAGACCGCGAAAGCCGCCGGCCTGCCGCTGGAACTATTGGACTACAACGTCGACGTCGAGACCGCGGGCGGCCACACCAAGGCGGCGCGGCTCACACTCGATCGCCTCGCGATCGGCAAGCTGGTCGAGCGCTCGGTGCCCGCATTGGTGGTGCCGCACGGCACGATGAAGACCAATCTGCTCGGCATGAGTTTTCTCGACCGGCTGGAGCGCCTTGAAGTGCGCGCCGACCGGCTGAAGCTGCACGGTTATCAGTAAACGATTTATGCCGCGGCCTCGGCCGGCACGCGCTGGGTGACGCACGCGATCGCATCGCGCAACACGTCGATGCCCGATCCCGGCTTGACGCCATTCTCCGCCAGATGACGGCGGAACGCGCGCGCGCCCGGCACAGCATGGAACGCGCCGACGAAGTGCCGCGTGACGGCATGTAGCCGCGTTCCCTGCGCGAGCTGCGCCTCAATATAGGGCATCATCGCCTCGAACGCGTCCTGCATCGTCGCGTGCGGCGCGGCTTTGCCAAAGA from Bradyrhizobium arachidis carries:
- a CDS encoding DUF1289 domain-containing protein — its product is MSKDTPCIAVCMIDPKTKLCFGCGRTLPEIARWHAMERSERLTVMTLLPARMAEAGLQPLAGSKA
- a CDS encoding TIGR02281 family clan AA aspartic protease, which produces MSRLILVILLLMATVGAVVAYNDPEQVARASDTVSDFLRKRTTVKTQAVEIQRGRGGEFALLARINGVNAPMVVDTGATSVVLTYETAKAAGLPLELLDYNVDVETAGGHTKAARLTLDRLAIGKLVERSVPALVVPHGTMKTNLLGMSFLDRLERLEVRADRLKLHGYQ